In Candidatus Campbellbacteria bacterium, one DNA window encodes the following:
- a CDS encoding HAMP domain-containing sensor histidine kinase has protein sequence MQEIESRERIEKLAEELRGANAKLHRVNMLKTEFVSVATHQLRSPLTAIKGYTSMILEDTYGKVPKKLKEPLERVFRSTESLTQVVQDFLDVSRIEQGSMNYNFAAFDFKDLVTEVVEDQKPNIEKSGLEVTFEKEEHPEEKNYILRGDRLKFKQVITNLIDNAIKYTKEGFIRISLRNKDGKIRLEVADSGMGINEKTLKTLFKKFHRADNADEVNVQGTGLGLYIAKQIVETHNGKIWAESDGLGEGSTFIIELDNN, from the coding sequence ATGCAAGAGATTGAATCTCGTGAGCGAATAGAAAAATTGGCAGAAGAATTGCGGGGCGCGAATGCAAAACTACACAGGGTAAACATGCTTAAAACGGAGTTTGTGTCGGTTGCTACTCATCAGCTGCGAAGTCCTTTAACTGCGATAAAAGGATATACGTCGATGATACTAGAAGATACCTACGGTAAGGTTCCAAAGAAACTAAAGGAACCCCTCGAGAGAGTTTTTCGATCTACAGAATCTCTAACTCAAGTCGTGCAAGACTTTTTGGATGTTTCTCGCATTGAACAAGGTAGTATGAATTATAATTTTGCCGCATTTGATTTTAAGGATCTTGTCACCGAAGTTGTAGAGGATCAAAAGCCCAACATTGAGAAATCTGGTCTTGAGGTTACGTTTGAAAAAGAAGAACACCCTGAAGAGAAGAACTATATCTTGCGCGGAGATAGACTGAAATTCAAACAGGTAATAACCAATTTGATCGATAACGCGATCAAGTATACTAAAGAAGGCTTTATACGCATTTCATTAAGAAACAAAGATGGAAAAATACGTTTAGAGGTAGCTGATAGTGGAATGGGCATAAACGAGAAAACACTAAAAACTCTGTTCAAAAAATTTCATCGAGCCGACAACGCAGACGAAGTAAATGTTCAAGGAACAGGACTCGGTCTATATATCGCAAAACAGATCGTAGAAACACACAATGGCAAGATCTGGGCTGAATCAGACGGACTCGGCGAGGGCTCAACCTTTATAATAGAGCTTGATAATAATTAA
- a CDS encoding HD domain-containing protein translates to MSKYTNDEDVLVAGILHDVIEDTEYNLEELENDFGENVSRMVYGVTEPKFDNAGNKLSWKTRKQAYLENLKEDSEGSMLICVADKICNLRSLAKDHSVYDEDLWEMLTASYEYKMWYHKQVVEILENRISNKVALYDLKHTLDNTKVEIEGQENSEKYYGFNRYPRFVVNALNSLRLSDLFARILRYGKRNTTN, encoded by the coding sequence TTGTCTAAATACACCAACGATGAAGATGTGTTGGTAGCGGGTATACTTCACGACGTAATAGAAGACACCGAGTATAATCTTGAGGAACTCGAAAATGATTTTGGAGAGAATGTGTCTCGTATGGTTTACGGTGTTACAGAGCCAAAATTCGATAACGCGGGTAATAAGCTGTCGTGGAAGACAAGAAAGCAAGCCTATCTTGAAAATCTCAAAGAAGATTCAGAAGGGAGCATGCTTATTTGTGTAGCAGATAAAATATGTAATCTGCGTTCTCTTGCAAAAGATCATAGCGTTTACGATGAAGATCTGTGGGAAATGTTGACCGCAAGTTACGAGTACAAGATGTGGTACCACAAGCAAGTTGTAGAAATACTTGAAAATAGGATTAGTAACAAAGTGGCTCTCTATGATCTCAAACACACCTTGGATAACACAAAAGTTGAGATAGAAGGGCAGGAAAATAGTGAAAAATATTATGGTTTTAATAGATATCCGCGCTTTGTAGTAAACGCTCTAAATTCGTTGCGCCTAAGCGATTTGTTTGCTAGAATCCTCAGGTATGGAAAAAGAAACACCACAAATTAA
- the rpsB gene encoding 30S ribosomal protein S2 yields MEKETPQINKAAVEDLFKVGAHYGYVKRLRHPSVMPFLFGTKNNIEIFDLEKTYQALEEAKSYVSGLAQKGKMILFVSGKAEGKEAIKKAAESIQMPYVNGRWKGGTLTNFEEIRKRVKKLEELVEKREAGELGKYTKKERLLIDREINSLEEGFAGLTQMTRLPDAIYIVDVAHEEIALSEARTLGIPVISLSNSDCDFSKIDYPIPGNDANLHSITYFTSQIAEAYKQAQ; encoded by the coding sequence ATGGAAAAAGAAACACCACAAATTAACAAGGCCGCCGTAGAAGACCTATTCAAGGTTGGCGCGCACTATGGATACGTAAAACGATTGCGTCATCCTTCAGTTATGCCCTTTTTGTTTGGTACAAAGAATAATATAGAGATATTTGATCTAGAGAAAACGTACCAAGCTCTCGAAGAAGCTAAATCATATGTTTCTGGGTTAGCCCAGAAAGGCAAAATGATCTTATTTGTATCCGGCAAAGCTGAAGGAAAGGAAGCGATAAAGAAAGCGGCTGAGTCGATTCAGATGCCGTATGTAAACGGGCGCTGGAAAGGTGGTACTCTTACTAACTTTGAAGAAATTCGAAAAAGAGTTAAAAAACTTGAAGAATTAGTAGAAAAAAGGGAAGCTGGTGAGCTGGGAAAATATACTAAAAAAGAAAGGCTACTTATAGATCGTGAAATTAATTCTCTCGAAGAAGGGTTTGCGGGTCTGACTCAGATGACACGACTACCCGATGCGATTTATATAGTAGATGTGGCTCACGAGGAAATCGCATTGAGTGAAGCTAGAACGCTTGGTATTCCAGTAATTAGTCTTTCAAATTCAGACTGCGATTTCTCAAAAATTGACTATCCGATTCCGGGTAACGACGCTAATTTGCACAGCATTACTTACTTCACAAGTCAGATAGCTGAAGCGTATAAACAAGCTCAGTAG
- the tsf gene encoding elongation factor Ts (EF-Ts; functions during elongation stage of protein translation; forms a dimer; associates with EF-Tu-GDP complex and promotes exchange of GDP to GTP resulting in regeneration of the active form of EF-Tu) produces MATTEEIKTLREKTGISVMQCKKALEEAGGDMDKALIILTKKSGDIVSKKSDRELGAGVIKAYIHGGGTVGAMVELDSETDFVAKHEDFGKLAYDIAMHIAAQKPTYLSREDVKDEDLVKAKEVFQEEVKDKPEEMQEKILEGKIDSYLKERILLEQPFIKDMEKTVGDLVSEATQKFGEKVKIARYECFTVLGE; encoded by the coding sequence ATGGCGACAACTGAGGAAATAAAAACATTACGAGAAAAGACGGGTATTTCTGTGATGCAATGCAAAAAAGCCCTTGAAGAGGCAGGAGGAGACATGGATAAAGCCCTTATAATTCTCACAAAGAAGTCTGGTGATATAGTCTCAAAAAAGAGCGATAGAGAGCTCGGAGCAGGAGTTATAAAGGCGTATATACACGGAGGAGGAACTGTTGGAGCAATGGTGGAGCTTGATTCCGAGACTGACTTTGTCGCTAAACACGAAGATTTTGGCAAACTGGCATATGACATAGCAATGCATATAGCTGCCCAAAAGCCCACTTATCTCTCCCGAGAAGACGTGAAAGATGAAGATCTGGTAAAGGCAAAAGAGGTGTTCCAAGAAGAAGTGAAGGACAAACCTGAAGAGATGCAAGAAAAGATCCTTGAAGGCAAGATAGATTCATACCTAAAAGAAAGGATATTGTTAGAGCAACCCTTTATCAAGGATATGGAAAAGACAGTCGGTGATCTTGTGAGTGAAGCTACGCAAAAATTCGGTGAAAAGGTAAAAATTGCCCGATACGAATGCTTTACGGTTCTTGGTGAATAA